The Methylomusa anaerophila genome has a segment encoding these proteins:
- the nifS gene encoding cysteine desulfurase NifS, whose product MSVKRIYFDHSATTPVDQEVANTMLEYMTEKFGNASSIHSFGREAKKAVEEAREQVAKLIGAQSNEIFFTSGGTEGDNWAIKGVAYANRKKGNHIITTAIEHHAILHTCEYLEKNGFTVTYLPVDENAMIRLEDLKNAITDKTILISIMFANNEVGTIQPIKEIGQIAKDKGIYFHTDAVQAVGNYPIDVKEMNIDLLSLSGHKFHAGKGVGALYIRRGVRIEEIQHGGAHERNMRAGTENVPGIVGLGKAAEIAQRDMDIKIKHITGLRDKLIAEVMEKIPHVKLNGHPTMRLPGNVNFSFLYVEGESLLLNLDLKGIAASSGSACTSGSLDPSHVLLAMGLSHEVAHGSLRVTLGRGNTAEEADYFLEVLPEILERLRSMSPLYGQNTETLASNPCNLCNHQIAQH is encoded by the coding sequence GTTGGAATATATGACCGAAAAGTTTGGCAATGCTTCCAGTATTCACAGTTTTGGACGGGAAGCCAAAAAGGCGGTTGAGGAAGCTCGGGAACAGGTGGCAAAATTAATTGGTGCTCAGTCAAATGAAATATTTTTTACCAGCGGTGGTACGGAAGGGGACAATTGGGCGATCAAGGGAGTAGCGTATGCCAACCGCAAAAAGGGCAATCACATTATTACAACGGCAATTGAACACCACGCAATATTACACACCTGTGAATATTTAGAAAAGAATGGATTCACCGTTACCTATTTACCTGTTGACGAGAATGCCATGATTCGCCTGGAAGACCTGAAAAATGCAATAACGGATAAAACTATACTAATCAGTATCATGTTTGCCAATAATGAAGTTGGCACTATTCAGCCCATTAAGGAAATAGGGCAAATTGCTAAAGACAAAGGCATTTATTTCCATACTGATGCTGTACAGGCAGTAGGCAATTATCCTATTGATGTGAAAGAAATGAATATCGACTTATTGTCTTTATCGGGCCATAAGTTCCATGCCGGCAAGGGCGTGGGCGCTTTGTACATCCGTAGGGGAGTTAGAATTGAAGAAATTCAGCATGGTGGCGCACATGAGCGCAATATGCGGGCAGGTACGGAAAACGTTCCCGGTATCGTTGGACTGGGAAAAGCTGCGGAAATTGCTCAGCGCGACATGGATATAAAAATTAAACACATTACCGGCTTGAGAGATAAATTGATTGCCGAAGTAATGGAAAAGATACCCCATGTGAAATTAAACGGTCATCCAACTATGAGATTGCCTGGTAACGTAAACTTTAGCTTCTTATATGTCGAGGGGGAATCCTTACTGCTCAACCTTGATTTAAAGGGTATAGCTGCCTCCAGTGGGTCTGCTTGTACTTCAGGATCCTTGGATCCTTCTCATGTCCTTCTGGCAATGGGATTAAGCCACGAGGTTGCTCACGGATCGCTGAGAGTTACTCTGGGCCGGGGCAATACTGCGGAAGAAGCTGATTACTTCCTGGAAGTGCTCCCTGAAATTTTAGAACGACTGCGCAGCATGTCGCCATTGTACGGCCAAAATACAGAAACTCTGGCATCCAATCCTTGTAATCTTTGCAACCACCAAATTGCTCAACATTAA
- the nifU gene encoding Fe-S cluster assembly scaffold protein NifU translates to MYTEKVMDHFTNPRNVGEIADANGIGEVGNAKCGDIMRIYLKVDENDVITDVKFKTFGCGAAIATSSMVTEMVKGKTLNEALEISNQAVAEALGGLPPVKMHCSNLAADALQEAIKDYIKKKGK, encoded by the coding sequence ATGTATACTGAAAAAGTTATGGATCATTTCACTAATCCTCGTAACGTCGGAGAAATAGCCGATGCCAACGGCATTGGTGAAGTTGGCAACGCTAAATGTGGCGATATTATGAGAATCTATTTAAAAGTTGACGAGAACGATGTCATTACTGATGTAAAATTTAAAACCTTCGGTTGTGGCGCTGCAATAGCGACCAGTAGCATGGTAACCGAAATGGTTAAAGGAAAAACGCTAAATGAGGCCCTGGAGATCTCCAATCAAGCGGTAGCGGAAGCATTGGGCGGCTTGCCGCCTGTCAAAATGCACTGTTCGAATTTGGCCGCTGACGCGCTGCAGGAGGCAATTAAAGACTATATTAAGAAAAAGGGAAAGTGA
- the mnmA gene encoding tRNA 2-thiouridine(34) synthase MnmA, with translation MGEKPRVVVAMSGGVDSSLTAALLVRQGYDVVGATMQIWEKDGGHDDSKDRGCCSSAAVDDARRVADKLGIPYYVLNFREMFQATVVEYFIREYSAGKTPNPCIACNRYVKFEGLLQKALALGAEYVATGHYARISYDETRRRYILCKGIDKLKDQSYALYHLNQYTLSHFLMPLGEYTKIETRRMAKEMGLPVADKPDSQEICFVPDNDYKAFLKNRIPASLKPGNIVDTSGRILGTHQGLQLYTVGQRKGLGLAMGRPVYVVALDDERNKVIVGDNHDIFADELIANDLNFITVDSPTDCLQVTAKIRYSAEAAEAMIIPLSHETDKVRVKFSLPQRAITPGQSIVFYDGDIVVGGGVIIKRL, from the coding sequence GTGGGCGAAAAACCAAGAGTGGTTGTAGCCATGAGTGGAGGGGTGGACAGTTCATTAACTGCCGCCCTTCTTGTTCGTCAAGGTTATGATGTTGTTGGGGCAACCATGCAAATATGGGAAAAAGACGGCGGGCATGACGATTCAAAGGATCGAGGCTGCTGTTCTTCGGCGGCAGTGGATGATGCCAGGCGGGTAGCGGATAAGTTGGGAATACCCTATTACGTATTGAATTTCCGCGAGATGTTTCAGGCAACGGTGGTAGAATATTTTATCCGGGAATATTCCGCAGGCAAGACCCCCAATCCCTGCATCGCTTGCAACCGTTACGTGAAATTTGAGGGATTGCTGCAAAAAGCATTGGCGCTGGGCGCTGAATATGTTGCAACCGGTCACTATGCGCGAATTTCGTATGATGAAACTCGCAGGCGATATATTTTATGCAAAGGTATTGATAAATTAAAGGATCAGTCCTATGCCTTATATCATCTTAACCAATATACCTTAAGCCATTTTTTAATGCCACTTGGTGAGTATACTAAAATTGAAACCCGCAGAATGGCAAAAGAAATGGGATTGCCTGTTGCTGATAAACCTGACAGCCAGGAAATTTGCTTTGTTCCTGACAACGATTACAAAGCATTTTTAAAAAACAGGATTCCGGCGTCTTTAAAGCCGGGAAACATAGTCGACACTTCCGGGCGCATTCTCGGAACCCACCAAGGACTGCAGTTATATACAGTGGGGCAGAGAAAGGGACTGGGGCTGGCTATGGGAAGACCAGTTTATGTTGTGGCTTTGGATGATGAACGCAATAAAGTTATTGTTGGCGATAACCACGACATTTTTGCCGATGAACTTATTGCCAACGATCTAAACTTTATTACCGTCGATAGCCCAACGGATTGTCTTCAGGTTACAGCTAAAATCCGTTATAGTGCCGAGGCTGCCGAAGCAATGATAATCCCACTTTCCCATGAGACAGATAAAGTGCGGGTTAAATTTTCATTGCCGCAACGGGCGATAACTCCCGGCCAGTCGATAGTATTTTATGATGGGGATATAGTTGTTGGCGGCGGTGTGATTATTAAACGATTATAA
- a CDS encoding PRC-barrel domain-containing protein, with amino-acid sequence MPKLMDLLGLPVLVLETGIQIAEVQEILVELEQAVILGIMVTGSKWFTYDQGIMFEDLYRIGRDAILVRDSNVVGRLRCDSRPQVLHFPYDLCNKQIYTESGVQLGILVDIAFNETTGEITTYEVSDGLFSDLLFGRKLMPLPQAQVIGQDKLIVPETMAKLLHS; translated from the coding sequence ATGCCCAAATTAATGGATTTGCTGGGGTTGCCGGTATTAGTTCTGGAGACCGGCATACAGATTGCTGAAGTTCAAGAAATATTGGTTGAACTGGAACAAGCCGTTATACTTGGAATTATGGTCACAGGCAGTAAGTGGTTCACTTATGACCAAGGCATTATGTTTGAAGACTTGTATCGGATTGGACGAGACGCCATATTGGTTCGTGACAGCAATGTGGTTGGAAGGTTAAGGTGCGATTCCCGGCCTCAGGTACTTCATTTTCCCTACGACCTGTGTAATAAGCAGATTTATACCGAAAGCGGAGTACAATTAGGCATTCTTGTTGATATCGCTTTTAATGAGACAACAGGTGAAATTACAACATATGAAGTATCGGACGGGTTATTCTCTGATTTACTTTTCGGGCGCAAACTTATGCCGCTGCCTCAGGCGCAGGTTATTGGTCAGGACAAACTGATTGTACCTGAAACTATGGCGAAATTATTACATTCCTGA
- a CDS encoding AI-2E family transporter, with protein MVDTKKAVRLSFVIGLVLAALYFLWLVRSGLYPFILALLLTYLLNPAVCYLEQKGFSRLLAIIFIYIILFAVLVLGGSWLVPLLMKDLESFARDLPQIMSKSEELIYLLQNQYQNSALPYSMRVAIDNSLMSFERDIQLVITDVANGIVNLMSHSVGLAITPILAFYLLHDWREIREQLLTMLPGHWRHETVLIAKDIDKVLNGVIRGQITVAIIVGILVSSGLYFLKVPFALLIGILAGLLDIIPYFGAVIGATPAVTIALLESPWLAVKVALLFLVIHQLEGTIIGPKILGESVGLHPLSVIFFLFAGGELWGLIGMLLGVPLAAVAKVIIKHCIKLLV; from the coding sequence ATGGTCGATACGAAAAAAGCCGTACGATTATCTTTTGTTATTGGCCTGGTTTTAGCGGCGCTATACTTTTTGTGGCTGGTACGATCCGGTTTATATCCTTTTATATTAGCTTTGTTGCTGACATATCTCTTAAACCCTGCCGTTTGTTATCTGGAACAAAAAGGATTTTCCCGTTTGTTGGCAATAATATTTATTTATATAATTTTATTTGCTGTCCTGGTTTTAGGAGGAAGTTGGTTAGTTCCGTTACTAATGAAAGATCTGGAAAGTTTCGCCAGAGATCTTCCGCAAATTATGTCGAAGAGTGAGGAACTAATATATTTGCTGCAAAACCAGTATCAAAATTCTGCCTTGCCATATTCGATGCGAGTGGCAATCGATAACTCACTTATGTCATTTGAACGTGATATTCAATTGGTAATTACGGATGTTGCCAATGGAATTGTAAACTTGATGAGTCATTCCGTGGGATTGGCAATTACCCCCATTCTTGCATTTTATCTATTACATGACTGGCGAGAGATAAGAGAACAATTACTAACTATGCTGCCAGGTCATTGGCGGCATGAAACCGTCTTGATCGCCAAAGATATAGATAAAGTTTTAAATGGGGTAATCCGCGGACAAATTACAGTGGCAATCATTGTTGGGATATTGGTAAGCAGTGGTTTGTATTTTCTTAAAGTCCCTTTTGCACTACTAATTGGTATATTAGCCGGTCTCCTGGATATAATACCCTACTTTGGGGCTGTTATTGGCGCAACGCCTGCGGTTACCATTGCTTTGCTGGAATCTCCCTGGCTTGCCGTAAAAGTAGCGCTTTTGTTTTTGGTTATACATCAGTTAGAAGGAACCATTATTGGACCAAAAATATTAGGAGAAAGTGTTGGCCTGCATCCATTATCAGTTATTTTCTTTCTGTTTGCAGGCGGTGAACTCTGGGGTTTAATCGGAATGCTGTTGGGTGTGCCGCTGGCAGCAGTGGCGAAAGTGATCATTAAACACTGTATTAAACTTCTTGTCTGA
- the alaS gene encoding alanine--tRNA ligase — MKKMTGNELRKSFLQFFASKDHLVEPSHSLIPDNDPSLLLIGAGMAPFKPFFTGKMKPPHPRITTSQKCVRTGDIENVGRTARHHTFFEMLGNFSFGDYFKKEAIAWAWEYLTEHLELPKEKLWITIHTSDDEAFEIWNKDINIAAERIIRMEDNFWEIGPGPCGPCSEVYFDLGEDRGCGKPDCAVGCDCDRYLEIWNLVFTQFDRDEAGNYTPLVKKNIDTGAGLERIASVLQNKASNFETDLLFPVIEHACRIAGVHYGEAAKTDVSLKVIADHARSMTVMIADGVLPANEGRGYVLRRILRRAVRHGRMMGIEKPFLVGIVDIAANIFAEPYPEIAEKIAYIKKVIQLEEERFQATLIQGMELLNKHIEELIQSNIKVLDGVVAFKLYDTYGFPWELTQEILSEHNFEIDRRGFDVAMSEQRERARAARLETDEKVIIPDLSGLVIDELSKLSYDENATVARIVLLLKNGKVVTEALDGEEVAVILDVTSFYAEGGGQVGDIGAIAGSLGRMDVLNTKKLPDGTIYHLSQIVEGSFKTGETVQLAVDIARRRHIARNHTATHLLHAALKQVLGKHVNQAGSLVDAEKLRFDFTHFAAVTGPQLEEVEKIVNDVILANSSVGVIETTQDLAKEMGAMALFGEKYGERVRVIIIDEFSRELCGGTHVGATAEIGLLKIISEAGIGSGVRRIEAVTGYGAHEYIKTQERILSEAAQILKTRPEELIIRMEAVNGRVRELEKEVAMLTTKLAKNEVQDLVAGVKNISGIPAVIGQVAASDMENLRSMGDMIRDRLSSGVVVLAAVFGDKVNFVVMATGDTVQKGIHAGNIVKEAAKAAGGGGGGRPDMAQAGGKLPEKIGDALRVAELAIQSQVK; from the coding sequence TTGAAAAAAATGACCGGAAATGAACTGCGTAAAAGTTTCCTGCAGTTTTTTGCCAGCAAAGACCATCTTGTGGAACCCAGCCATTCTTTAATACCCGATAACGATCCGTCCTTACTGCTTATCGGCGCGGGAATGGCACCTTTCAAACCTTTTTTTACCGGCAAAATGAAACCGCCTCACCCCAGGATTACTACCAGTCAAAAGTGTGTACGTACAGGCGATATCGAAAATGTGGGGCGTACGGCCCGTCATCATACTTTTTTCGAAATGCTGGGTAACTTTTCTTTTGGTGATTACTTCAAAAAAGAAGCAATTGCCTGGGCATGGGAGTATTTAACTGAACATCTTGAATTACCGAAAGAAAAGTTATGGATAACCATACATACCAGTGACGACGAAGCGTTTGAAATTTGGAATAAAGATATCAATATTGCTGCTGAGCGTATCATCCGCATGGAAGATAACTTTTGGGAGATCGGACCTGGTCCCTGCGGACCTTGTTCTGAAGTTTACTTTGATCTAGGGGAAGACCGTGGATGCGGTAAACCCGATTGCGCCGTCGGCTGTGATTGTGACCGGTATTTGGAAATTTGGAATTTGGTGTTTACTCAATTTGATCGTGACGAGGCAGGAAATTATACTCCTCTTGTTAAGAAAAACATTGATACCGGAGCGGGTCTCGAACGCATAGCTTCTGTTTTACAAAATAAAGCTTCAAACTTTGAGACTGACTTGCTCTTTCCTGTCATCGAGCATGCCTGCCGGATTGCAGGAGTGCATTACGGAGAAGCTGCCAAGACCGACGTGTCGTTAAAGGTTATTGCTGATCATGCTCGGAGTATGACTGTCATGATAGCTGACGGCGTTTTGCCGGCCAACGAAGGACGCGGCTATGTATTACGGCGTATATTGCGTCGAGCTGTTCGCCACGGACGAATGATGGGTATTGAAAAGCCCTTTTTGGTTGGTATTGTAGACATTGCTGCTAACATATTTGCTGAACCATACCCGGAGATTGCAGAGAAAATAGCATATATAAAGAAAGTCATTCAATTAGAGGAGGAGCGCTTCCAGGCAACTCTAATCCAAGGAATGGAACTGCTTAACAAGCACATCGAAGAATTAATTCAAAGCAATATCAAGGTACTGGATGGGGTAGTAGCCTTTAAACTTTATGATACCTACGGTTTTCCTTGGGAATTAACCCAGGAAATACTTAGCGAGCATAATTTCGAAATAGACAGGCGCGGTTTTGACGTCGCAATGAGCGAACAGCGAGAACGGGCTCGCGCCGCCCGGCTGGAAACTGATGAAAAAGTTATTATTCCTGATTTATCAGGTCTGGTTATAGATGAATTATCTAAATTATCATATGACGAAAATGCTACTGTCGCCAGAATCGTGCTGCTTCTTAAGAATGGGAAAGTTGTAACGGAAGCTTTGGATGGAGAAGAAGTAGCGGTAATTCTGGATGTGACTTCGTTTTATGCCGAAGGCGGCGGCCAAGTCGGTGACATAGGGGCAATTGCCGGTTCTCTAGGCAGGATGGACGTACTGAATACTAAAAAACTACCCGATGGCACCATTTACCACCTTAGTCAGATCGTAGAAGGATCATTTAAGACAGGCGAAACGGTACAATTGGCAGTTGACATTGCAAGACGTCGCCATATTGCCCGCAATCATACTGCTACCCATTTACTTCATGCTGCATTAAAACAAGTGTTAGGTAAACATGTTAACCAAGCCGGATCCCTTGTTGACGCTGAAAAATTACGCTTTGATTTTACTCATTTTGCCGCTGTAACAGGTCCACAGCTGGAAGAAGTGGAAAAGATAGTAAATGACGTTATTCTTGCCAACAGTAGTGTAGGTGTAATTGAAACTACTCAAGATCTTGCAAAAGAAATGGGGGCCATGGCTCTGTTTGGTGAGAAATACGGCGAACGCGTGCGTGTTATCATAATAGACGAATTCAGCCGGGAATTATGTGGCGGCACTCATGTAGGAGCTACTGCCGAAATTGGATTATTAAAAATCATTAGTGAGGCGGGTATCGGCTCCGGTGTACGCCGGATCGAAGCAGTTACCGGTTATGGCGCTCATGAATATATAAAAACTCAGGAGCGAATTTTAAGTGAAGCCGCTCAAATACTGAAAACCCGTCCTGAAGAACTAATAATTCGTATGGAAGCAGTAAACGGACGTGTCAGGGAACTTGAGAAAGAAGTTGCGATGTTGACAACCAAGCTTGCTAAAAATGAAGTGCAGGATTTAGTAGCAGGAGTAAAAAACATCAGCGGCATTCCGGCAGTGATTGGACAAGTGGCCGCGTCTGATATGGAAAATCTTCGTAGTATGGGGGATATGATTCGGGACCGTTTATCCTCCGGTGTCGTAGTACTTGCTGCTGTCTTCGGCGATAAAGTTAACTTTGTCGTTATGGCTACCGGTGATACTGTTCAAAAGGGCATTCATGCCGGCAATATTGTCAAAGAAGCTGCCAAAGCTGCCGGCGGCGGCGGCGGCGGCAGACCGGATATGGCTCAGGCAGGCGGCAAATTACCGGAGAAAATAGGTGATGCGCTAAGAGTAGCTGAGCTAGCAATCCAGTCTCAAGTTAAATAG
- a CDS encoding IreB family regulatory phosphoprotein: protein MTNTSQETMMFKVNNEETNAAEVILTTVYQSLQEKGYNPINQLVGYLLSGDPTYITSHNNARSLIRKLERDEIIEELVRAYLKDK, encoded by the coding sequence ATGACCAATACATCCCAAGAAACGATGATGTTTAAAGTAAATAACGAAGAGACCAATGCGGCTGAAGTAATTCTCACTACCGTTTACCAGTCCTTGCAAGAAAAGGGATACAATCCAATTAATCAATTGGTTGGATATCTTTTATCCGGTGATCCTACCTATATCACCAGTCACAACAATGCGCGTTCTCTTATCCGAAAACTTGAACGCGACGAGATTATTGAAGAACTGGTGCGCGCTTATTTGAAAGACAAATAA
- a CDS encoding aldo/keto reductase, translated as MNYCELGCTGLKVSRLCFGALTIGPLQSKLSLSEGAAVIKAALDAGVNFIDTAELYGTYPYIREALARTNQPHVVIASKSYAYTYEGMRESVETACRELNRNFIDIFLLHEQSSRLTLKGHRDALQFLLNAKSAGLVKAVGVSTHAVEVVQAAAAMEQIDVIHPILNMRGIGIADGNVVDMLTAIHAAAAMGKGIYAMKALGGGHLCGSALESFNWVLAQQGVASVAVGMQSREEVLLNTAIFSGKPVSRELSDKVSAKQRHLIVEEGCAGCGTCLQRCPASALYINDEKVNVNAQRCILCGYCGAACPNFCLKII; from the coding sequence ATGAATTATTGCGAACTGGGTTGTACAGGTCTTAAGGTATCTCGCCTATGTTTTGGTGCTCTTACGATTGGTCCCCTGCAATCAAAGCTGTCTTTATCGGAAGGAGCCGCAGTAATAAAGGCCGCACTTGATGCAGGGGTTAATTTTATTGATACTGCGGAATTATATGGAACTTATCCATATATACGCGAAGCGTTGGCAAGGACGAATCAGCCTCATGTCGTTATTGCATCGAAGTCATATGCTTATACATATGAGGGTATGCGGGAAAGCGTCGAAACGGCTTGCAGGGAACTCAACCGGAACTTTATTGATATTTTTTTACTTCACGAACAAAGCTCCCGCCTAACATTAAAAGGGCACAGAGATGCTTTACAATTTTTGCTTAACGCAAAATCGGCAGGACTTGTAAAAGCGGTAGGCGTATCCACTCATGCTGTCGAAGTAGTTCAGGCTGCCGCTGCTATGGAACAAATTGATGTTATCCATCCAATACTAAACATGCGTGGTATTGGAATTGCAGACGGAAATGTCGTTGATATGCTGACAGCCATCCATGCCGCAGCTGCTATGGGAAAAGGAATTTATGCCATGAAAGCTCTCGGCGGCGGACATTTATGCGGCTCAGCCCTTGAATCCTTCAATTGGGTTCTTGCGCAACAAGGGGTTGCGTCTGTTGCTGTCGGCATGCAATCCAGGGAAGAAGTATTGTTAAACACAGCTATTTTTTCCGGCAAACCTGTAAGCAGGGAGCTGTCTGATAAAGTATCTGCAAAACAACGACACCTGATAGTTGAGGAAGGGTGTGCGGGGTGTGGAACGTGTTTGCAAAGATGCCCGGCATCGGCTCTTTATATAAATGATGAAAAAGTAAATGTGAATGCTCAGCGTTGCATTTTGTGCGGCTATTGCGGGGCGGCGTGTCCTAATTTTTGTTTGAAAATAATTTAG
- the ruvX gene encoding Holliday junction resolvase RuvX, which produces MRILALDVGDKTIGVAVSDELKLTAQGVEVIRRAGIKKDFTRLRTLIEQFEIRLIIIGLPKNMNGTVGPQGELVEQFAEQLSAFVPQINIRLWDERLSTIAAEKSLIAADVSRAKRRQVIDKMAAVFILQGYLDSLSK; this is translated from the coding sequence ATGCGTATACTAGCTCTTGACGTAGGTGACAAAACAATTGGTGTGGCAGTAAGTGATGAATTGAAATTGACTGCGCAAGGAGTGGAGGTTATTCGGCGAGCAGGAATTAAAAAAGATTTTACTCGCCTGCGGACACTGATTGAACAGTTTGAGATACGTCTTATCATCATCGGCTTGCCCAAAAATATGAATGGAACTGTTGGCCCCCAGGGCGAGCTGGTGGAACAATTTGCTGAACAATTGTCCGCCTTTGTTCCCCAAATTAATATTAGGCTTTGGGATGAGCGGTTATCTACGATTGCCGCTGAAAAGTCACTAATAGCTGCAGATGTAAGCCGGGCTAAGCGCCGCCAGGTTATTGACAAAATGGCAGCGGTGTTTATTTTACAAGGATATTTAGATAGTTTATCCAAATAA
- a CDS encoding DUF1292 domain-containing protein, producing the protein MADMEKDDVVDMDGEPVIVMTDEDGNEYYYHEEMIIPIGEKKYAILVPIEVDEDGNCGCHDEGCDCCGEAEETDVFIARIDLEDGEEVYVDPTDEEFEQVRQAYEEMMFEDEE; encoded by the coding sequence ATGGCTGATATGGAAAAAGATGACGTTGTGGATATGGATGGAGAACCAGTTATTGTTATGACCGATGAGGATGGAAACGAATACTACTATCACGAAGAAATGATCATACCAATTGGCGAAAAAAAATATGCCATTTTAGTGCCAATCGAAGTTGATGAAGATGGTAATTGCGGATGCCATGATGAAGGATGCGATTGCTGCGGTGAAGCGGAAGAAACAGATGTTTTCATCGCCCGAATTGACTTAGAGGATGGGGAAGAAGTATATGTAGACCCAACGGATGAGGAATTTGAGCAAGTTCGCCAAGCCTATGAAGAAATGATGTTTGAAGACGAAGAGTAA